A section of the Jaculus jaculus isolate mJacJac1 chromosome 6, mJacJac1.mat.Y.cur, whole genome shotgun sequence genome encodes:
- the Tuba1b gene encoding tubulin alpha-1B chain yields MRECISIHVGQAGVQIGNACWELYCLEHGIQPDGQMPSDKTIGGGDDSFNTFFSETGAGKHVPRAVFVDLEPTVIDEVRTGTYRQLFHPEQLITGKEDAANNYARGHYTIGKEIIDLVLDRIRKLADQCTGLQGFLVFHSFGGGTGSGFTSLLMERLSVDYGKKSKLEFSIYPAPQVSTAVVEPYNSILTTHTTLEHSDCAFMVDNEAIYDICRRNLDIERPTYTNLNRLISQIVSSITASLRFDGALNVDLTEFQTNLVPYPRIHFPLATYAPVISAEKAYHEQLSVAEITNACFEPANQMVKCDPRHGKYMACCLLYRGDVVPKDVNAAIATIKTKRSIQFVDWCPTGFKVGINYQPPTVVPGGDLAKVQRAVCMLSNTTAIAEAWARLDHKFDLMYAKRAFVHWYVGEGMEEGEFSEAREDMAALEKDYEEVGVDSVEGEGEEEGEEY; encoded by the exons ATG CGTGAGTGCATCTCCATCCACGTCGGCCAGGCTGGTGTCCAGATTGGCAACGCCTGCTGGGAGCTCTACTGCTTGGAACATGGCATCCAGCCTGATGGCCAGATGCCAAGTGACAAGACCATCGGGGGAGGAGATGACTCCTTCAACACCTTCTTCAGTGAGACAGGCGCTGGCAAGCATGTGCCCAGGGCAGTGTTTGTAGACCTGGAACCCACGGTCATTG ATGAAGTTCGTACTGGCACCTACCGCCAGCTCTTCCACCCTGAGCAGCTCATCACAGGCAAGGAAGATGCTGCCAATAACTATGCCCGTGGGCACTACACCATTGGCAAGGAGATCATTGACCTTGTCTTGGACCGAATTCGCAAGCTG GCTGACCAGTGCACAGGCCTTCAGGGCTTCTTGGTTTTCCACAGCTTTGGTGGGGGGACTGGCTCTGGATTCACCTCCCTGCTGATGGAACGTCTCTCTGTTGATTACGGCAAGAAGTCCAAGCTGGAATtctccatctacccagccccccaGGTTTCCACTGCTGTAGTTGAGCCCTACAACTCCATCCTCACCACTCACACCACCCTGGAGCACTCTGATTGTGCCTTCATGGTAGACAATGAGGCTATCTATGACATCTGTCGTAGAAACCTCGATATTGAGCGCCCAACCTACACAAACCTGAATCGCCTTATTAGCCAGATAGTGTCTTCCATCACTGCTTCCCTCAGATTTGATGGAGCCCTGAATGTTGATCTGACagaattccagaccaacctggtGCCCTACCCTCGCATCCACTTCCCTCTGGCCACATACGCCCCTGTCATCTCTGCTGAGAAAGCTTACCATGAACAGCTTTCTGTAGCAGAGATCACCAATGCCTGCTTTGAGCCAGCCAACCAGATGGTAAAATGTGACCCTCGCCATGGTAAATACATGGCTTGCTGCCTGCTGTACCGTGGTGATGTGGTTCCCAAAGATGTCAATGCCGCCATCGCCACCATCAAGACCAAGCGTAGCATCCAGTTTGTGGACTGGTGCCCCACTGGCTTCAAGGTTGGCATTAACTATCAGCCTCCCACTGTGGTACCAGGTGGAGATCTGGCCAAGGTGCAGCGAGCTGTGTGCATGCTGAGTAACACCacagccattgctgaggcctggGCTCGCCTGGACCACAAGTTTGACCTGATGTACGCTAAGCGTGCCTTTGTGCACTGGTATGTGGGTGAGGGTATGGAGGAGGGAGAGTTTTCTGAGGCCCGTGAAGACATGGCTGCCCTGGAGAAGGATTATGAGGAGGTTGGTGTGGATTCTGTTGAAGGGGAGggtgaggaagaaggggaggagtactAA
- the Lmbr1l gene encoding protein LMBR1L, whose protein sequence is MEAADYEVLSVREQLFHNRVRECIISVLLFATLYILCHIFLTRFKRPAEFTTVDDEDATVNKIALELCTFTLAVALGAVLLLPFSIISNEVLLSLPQNYYIQWLNGSLIHGLWNLVFLFSNLSLIFLMPFAYFFTESEGFAGSRKGVLGRVYETVVMLILLTLLVLGIVWVASAIVDNNKASRESLYDFWEYYLPYLYSCISFLGVLLLLVCTPLGLARMFSVTGKLLVKPRLLEDLEEQLNCSAFEEAALTRRLCNPTSCWLPLDMELLHRQVLALQTQRVLLEKRWKASAWQRNLGYPLAMLCLLVLTGLSVLLVAIHILELLIDETAMPRGIQDASLGQVSFSKLGSFGAIIQVVLIFYLMVSSVVGFYSSPLFWSLRPRWHDTAMTQIIGNCVCLLVLSSALPVFSRTLGLTRFDLLGDFGRFNWLGNFYIVFLYNAAFAGLTTLCLVKTFTAAVRAELIRAFGLDRLPLPVSGFPRASRKNQHQ, encoded by the exons ATGGAAGCAGCTGACTACGAGGTGCTATCCGTGCGAGAGCAACTCTTCCACAACCGCGTCCGCGAGTGCATC ATCTCAGTACTTCTGTTTGCCACACTCTACATCCTCTGCCATATCTTCCTGACCAGATTCAAGAGGCCTGCTGAGTTCACCACAG TGGATGATGAAGATGCCACTGTCAACAAGATTGC ACTGGAGCTGTGCACCTTTACCCTGGCAGTTGCCCTGGGTGCTGTCCTCCTCTTGCCCTTCTCCATTATCAGCAACGAGGTTCTGCTCTCACTGCCACAGAACTACTACATCCAGTGGCTCAATGGCTCCCTTATCCATG GTCTCTGGAACCTCGTTTTTCTCTTTTCCAATCTGTCCCTCATCTTCCTCATGCCATTTGCATATTTCTTCACGGAATCTGAGGGCTTTGCTGGCTCCAGAAAG GGTGTCCTAGGTCGGGTCTACGAGACGGTGGTGATGTTGATTCTCCTCACTCTGCTTGTGCTGGGCATCGTGTGGGTGGCATCAGCCATTGTAGATAATAACAAGGCCAGCAGGGAGTCACTTTATG ACTTCTGGGAGTACTACCTCCCCTATCTTTACTCCTGCATCTCCTTCCTTGGTGTCCTGCTGCTCCTGG TGTGTACACCGCTAGGTCTTGCCCGCATGTTCTCGGTCACTGGAAAACTACTGGTCAAACCCCGG CTACTAGAAGATCTTGAAGAACAGCTGAATTGCTCAGCCTTTGAAGAAGCAGCTCTGACCCGCAGGCTCTGTA ATCCCACCTCCTGCTGGCTGCCTTTAGACATGGAGCTGCTACACAGACAGGTTCTGGCTCTGCAGACACAAAGGGTCCTTCTGG AGAAGCGGTGGAAGGCTTCAGCCTGGCAGCGGAACCTGGGCTACCCTTTGGCCATgctgtgcttgctggtgctgacG GGCCTGTCTGTGCTCCTTGTGGCCATCCATATCCTGGAGCTGCTCATTGACGAGACTGCCATGCCACGGGGCATACAG GATGCATCTCTGGGCCAGGTCTCATTCTCCAAGCTGGGCTCTTTCGGTGCTATCATCCAGGTTGTACTAATTTT TTACTTGATGGTGTCCTCTGTTGTGGGCTTCTATAGCTCTCCTCTGTTCTGGAGCCTGAGGCCCAGGTGGCATGACACAGCCATGACACAG ATAATTGGGAACTGTGTCTGCCTCCTGGTCCTAAGCTCAGCACTTCCTGTCTTCTCTCGAACTCTCG GGCTGACTCGCTTTGACCTGCTGGGTGACTTTGGACGCTTCAACTGGTTAGGCAATTTCTACATCGTCTTTCTCTACAATGCAGCCTTTGCTGGCCTCACCACACTCTGTCTGGTGAAGACCTTCACTGCAGCTGTGAGGGCAGAGCTGATCCGAGCCTTTG ggctggacagattgccaCTGCCTGTCTCCGGTTTTCCCCGGGCATCTAGGAAGAACCAGCACCAGTGA